In a single window of the Neisseria subflava genome:
- a CDS encoding tellurite resistance TerB family protein — protein MDFSQLLNQVLGAAQKGGKAVADSPLNSFGGGALTGALASMLLKKKNTKKLVKAGSVAALGFLAYKGYQNWKQNRQQDELPQSAFQPAGLIGENHSRVILQTMIAAAASDGLIDDAERAAIERESGSDAETAAWLQAEYAQPASIEQIAASVGSDEALAAETYLAARLVCADLSRKEIVFLSRLSQALNLDDQLVESLEKQLELA, from the coding sequence ATGGATTTCAGTCAGTTGCTCAATCAGGTTTTGGGTGCGGCTCAAAAAGGCGGCAAAGCGGTGGCGGACAGTCCGCTCAATTCTTTCGGCGGCGGCGCGCTGACGGGTGCTTTGGCATCGATGCTGTTGAAAAAGAAAAACACGAAGAAGCTGGTCAAGGCCGGCTCGGTCGCTGCTTTGGGTTTCCTGGCTTATAAAGGCTATCAAAACTGGAAACAAAACCGCCAGCAGGACGAATTACCGCAAAGTGCTTTCCAACCTGCCGGTCTGATTGGTGAAAACCACAGCCGTGTGATTTTGCAAACGATGATTGCGGCGGCGGCTTCAGACGGCCTGATTGATGATGCGGAACGCGCGGCGATTGAGCGCGAAAGCGGCAGTGATGCGGAAACGGCGGCATGGTTGCAGGCGGAATATGCGCAACCGGCCTCTATCGAGCAAATTGCCGCTTCTGTCGGCAGCGACGAGGCTTTGGCAGCCGAAACTTATCTGGCTGCCAGATTGGTCTGCGCGGACTTGTCGCGCAAGGAAATCGTGTTCCTGAGCCGTTTGTCCCAAGCTTTGAATTTGGACGACCAACTGGTCGAAAGCTTGGAAAAACAGCTCGAATTGGCTTAA
- a CDS encoding patatin-like phospholipase family protein — protein sequence MNKLFSTFKTFLAASSVLVLAACPSGNAPQSKPSTQGQNTVSHTAPKPKATVALALGGGASKGFAHIGIIKVLKENNIPVKIVTGTSAGSIVGSMYASGMSPDRLELEAEILGKTDLVDLTLSTSGFIKGEKLQNYINRKVGNRPMQQFPIKFAAVATDFESGKPVVFNVGNAGQAVRASASIPNVFQPVVIGNRKYVDGGLSQPVPVSAAKKMGANFIIAVDISARPAKNVSQGMFSYLDQTFNVMSQTALRQELGQANVVIKPQVLELGSVGGFDQKQRAIQLGEQAARAALPEIKRKLAAYQY from the coding sequence ATGAATAAACTTTTTTCCACATTCAAAACGTTTTTAGCCGCTTCGTCCGTTTTGGTATTGGCTGCCTGTCCGAGCGGCAACGCGCCGCAATCCAAACCTTCTACGCAGGGTCAAAATACGGTTTCGCATACTGCACCCAAACCGAAAGCCACGGTTGCACTGGCTTTGGGTGGCGGCGCGTCCAAAGGCTTTGCCCATATCGGGATTATTAAGGTTTTGAAAGAAAACAATATTCCGGTCAAAATTGTTACCGGTACATCCGCAGGCTCGATTGTCGGCAGTATGTACGCTTCGGGAATGTCGCCCGACCGCCTCGAATTGGAAGCGGAAATTTTGGGTAAAACCGATTTGGTGGATTTGACCTTGTCCACCAGCGGCTTCATCAAAGGCGAAAAACTGCAAAACTACATCAACCGCAAAGTCGGCAACCGCCCGATGCAGCAGTTCCCCATCAAATTTGCCGCCGTTGCGACCGATTTTGAAAGCGGCAAACCAGTGGTGTTCAACGTAGGCAATGCCGGACAGGCCGTCCGCGCTTCCGCGTCGATTCCGAACGTATTCCAGCCTGTCGTCATCGGCAACCGCAAATATGTAGACGGCGGCCTGTCGCAGCCCGTACCGGTCAGCGCGGCGAAAAAAATGGGCGCAAACTTCATCATTGCCGTCGATATTTCCGCCCGTCCGGCCAAAAATGTCAGCCAAGGCATGTTCTCCTATCTTGACCAAACCTTCAACGTGATGAGCCAAACTGCGTTGCGCCAAGAATTGGGACAAGCCAATGTGGTCATCAAACCGCAGGTTTTGGAGCTGGGTTCGGTTGGCGGTTTTGACCAAAAACAACGCGCCATCCAATTGGGCGAACAGGCCGCACGCGCCGCGCTGCCTGAAATCAAACGCAAACTGGCGGCATATCAGTATTAA
- a CDS encoding ribonuclease catalytic domain-containing protein yields the protein MNIFYEESGQFKVASIVQKNDATYQVDTQHGKRTKVKANNVFAEFDGDMATFLENAQAQAADIDTDLLWEVCGEEEFTAEAIAEEYYGHAPTKTELAATLIALYAAPMYFYKKAKGVFKAAPEETLKQALAAIERKKQQDAQIDAWAEALKRGEMPSEIAADLKTILHAPDKQSLTYKAFTKAADALKTSAYELAKKTGGITSIPQYLQDGFEIKYFPKGTGFPDLPLPEMPDLPKADVTAFSIDDESTTEVDDALSLTDLGNGTKRVGIHIAAPSLAIKQGDKMEKNIMERLSTVYFPGGKITMLPENWIAAFSLDAGAYRPSISIYFDVDNGFNVGVPTCKIEAVNIAENLRIQTIEPHFNAETGLDEAGEMMFAHHQNLIWFYQFAIALQKARGKYEPDRAPQYDYSIELDEEGNVSVVRRERGSPIDTLVSEMMILANSTWAQMLDENELPGLFRVQPAGKVRMSTKSEPHIGMGVQHYGWFTSPLRRAADYINQKQLISLIDDTAEPLYQNSDAELFAALRDFDAAYTAYADFQRQMEAYWSLVYLQQQGTSELTATILKEDLVRIEGLPLVTRATGIPFDALPKSQALFKITELDAEKQFIALNYQKAVLPG from the coding sequence ATGAATATCTTTTACGAAGAGTCCGGCCAATTCAAAGTTGCCTCCATCGTCCAAAAAAACGACGCCACCTACCAAGTCGATACCCAACACGGCAAACGCACCAAAGTGAAGGCAAACAATGTCTTTGCCGAATTTGACGGCGATATGGCGACGTTTTTGGAGAACGCGCAAGCGCAGGCGGCGGACATCGACACCGATTTATTGTGGGAAGTATGCGGCGAAGAGGAATTTACCGCCGAAGCCATCGCCGAAGAATATTACGGCCATGCGCCGACCAAAACCGAGCTGGCGGCGACTTTGATTGCGCTTTACGCCGCGCCGATGTATTTCTACAAAAAAGCCAAAGGCGTGTTCAAAGCCGCGCCCGAAGAAACTTTAAAACAAGCACTTGCCGCCATCGAACGCAAAAAACAGCAAGACGCGCAAATCGATGCTTGGGCGGAAGCCTTGAAACGCGGCGAGATGCCGTCTGAAATCGCGGCGGATTTGAAAACCATCTTACACGCGCCCGACAAGCAGTCGCTGACCTACAAAGCCTTTACCAAAGCCGCCGATGCATTGAAAACCTCCGCCTACGAATTGGCGAAAAAAACGGGCGGCATTACGTCCATTCCCCAATACCTGCAAGACGGGTTTGAAATCAAATACTTCCCCAAAGGAACAGGCTTCCCCGACCTTCCGCTTCCTGAAATGCCCGACTTACCCAAGGCTGATGTTACCGCCTTTTCCATTGACGACGAATCAACCACCGAAGTCGATGATGCCTTGAGCCTGACCGACTTGGGCAATGGCACGAAGCGCGTCGGTATCCACATCGCCGCGCCGTCGCTTGCCATTAAACAAGGCGACAAAATGGAAAAAAACATCATGGAACGCTTAAGCACGGTTTATTTCCCCGGCGGCAAAATCACTATGTTGCCCGAAAACTGGATTGCCGCATTCAGCCTTGATGCAGGCGCATACCGCCCTTCCATCAGCATTTATTTCGATGTGGACAACGGGTTCAACGTCGGCGTGCCAACCTGCAAAATCGAAGCGGTCAACATCGCCGAAAACCTGCGCATTCAAACCATCGAGCCGCATTTCAACGCCGAAACCGGCTTGGACGAAGCAGGCGAAATGATGTTTGCCCACCATCAAAACCTGATTTGGTTCTATCAATTCGCCATCGCCCTGCAAAAAGCGCGCGGCAAATACGAGCCCGACCGTGCGCCGCAATACGATTACAGCATCGAATTGGATGAGGAAGGCAACGTATCCGTCGTCCGCCGCGAACGCGGTTCGCCCATTGATACGCTGGTCAGCGAGATGATGATTCTTGCTAACAGCACTTGGGCTCAAATGCTGGACGAAAACGAGCTGCCCGGCCTTTTCCGCGTCCAACCGGCAGGCAAAGTGCGTATGAGCACCAAATCCGAGCCGCACATCGGCATGGGCGTGCAGCATTACGGCTGGTTTACCTCGCCGCTGCGCCGCGCCGCCGACTACATCAACCAAAAGCAGCTGATCAGCCTGATCGACGACACTGCCGAGCCGCTGTATCAAAACAGCGATGCCGAGCTTTTCGCCGCGCTACGCGACTTTGATGCCGCCTATACCGCCTACGCCGACTTCCAACGCCAAATGGAAGCCTACTGGAGCCTCGTTTATCTGCAGCAGCAAGGCACGAGTGAGCTGACGGCCACCATCCTCAAAGAAGACCTCGTCCGCATTGAAGGCCTGCCGCTGGTCACGCGCGCGACCGGCATTCCGTTTGATGCGCTGCCCAAATCGCAGGCATTGTTCAAAATCACTGAATTGGATGCCGAGAAGCAGTTTATCGCGCTTAACTATCAAAAAGCCGTTTTACCGGGCTGA
- a CDS encoding exodeoxyribonuclease VII small subunit has translation MKKNAPQSFEEALSRLETLTQAMQSSEMPLEDALAAYQEGNELVRYCQTKLAEVEQKLQVLDAGELKELNLEPGE, from the coding sequence ATGAAAAAAAACGCCCCCCAATCCTTTGAAGAAGCCTTATCCCGCCTCGAAACCCTGACCCAGGCCATGCAAAGCAGCGAAATGCCGCTGGAAGACGCTTTGGCCGCCTATCAGGAAGGCAACGAATTGGTCAGATACTGCCAAACCAAATTGGCGGAAGTCGAGCAGAAACTGCAAGTCTTGGATGCCGGCGAACTGAAGGAGTTGAACCTTGAACCCGGCGAATGA
- a CDS encoding polyprenyl synthetase family protein → MNPANELKTWQQKAQAQTELLLAHFLPSESQVPHTLHEAMRYVTLGGGKRLRPLLVLAASELGEANQNAVKQAMAAIEMVHVYSLVHDDMPAMDNDSLRRGKPTCHVQYDEATALLVGDALQTQAFDVLSRPTGLPAERQLAMLSTLAQASGSLGMAGGQAIDLANVGKAMNQAELEQMHSLKTGALIRAAVALGALSCPDLTPAQIQTLDRYAAKLGLAFQVIDDVLDCEADTATLGKTAGKDLDNDKPTYVKLMGLQAARTYAETLIAEAVALIEPFGDKALRLHQLAEFVTARKN, encoded by the coding sequence TTGAACCCGGCGAATGAACTCAAAACATGGCAGCAAAAAGCCCAAGCACAAACCGAATTGCTGCTGGCGCATTTCTTGCCGTCTGAAAGCCAAGTGCCGCATACGCTGCACGAAGCCATGCGTTACGTTACCCTCGGCGGCGGCAAACGGCTGCGCCCGCTCTTGGTGCTTGCCGCGTCCGAATTGGGCGAAGCAAACCAAAATGCCGTCAAGCAGGCGATGGCGGCCATCGAAATGGTACACGTCTATTCGCTGGTTCACGACGATATGCCGGCGATGGACAACGACAGTCTGCGCCGCGGCAAACCGACCTGCCATGTGCAATACGATGAAGCAACCGCCCTTTTGGTCGGCGATGCGTTGCAAACCCAAGCCTTTGATGTACTGAGCCGTCCGACAGGCCTGCCTGCCGAACGTCAGCTTGCCATGTTGTCCACACTGGCCCAAGCATCCGGCAGTCTCGGCATGGCGGGCGGACAAGCCATCGACCTTGCCAATGTCGGCAAAGCCATGAATCAGGCCGAACTGGAACAGATGCACAGCCTCAAAACCGGCGCGCTCATCCGTGCTGCCGTGGCCTTAGGCGCACTTTCCTGCCCGGACTTAACACCGGCGCAAATCCAAACCTTAGACCGCTACGCCGCCAAATTGGGTCTGGCTTTCCAAGTGATCGACGATGTATTGGACTGCGAAGCCGATACCGCCACCTTGGGCAAAACCGCCGGCAAAGACTTGGACAACGACAAACCGACCTACGTCAAACTGATGGGCCTTCAGGCCGCGCGTACTTACGCAGAAACGCTGATTGCAGAAGCCGTTGCCCTGATCGAGCCATTCGGCGACAAAGCCCTGCGCCTGCACCAACTGGCCGAGTTTGTTACCGCACGGAAAAACTAA